Proteins from a single region of Juglans microcarpa x Juglans regia isolate MS1-56 chromosome 5S, Jm3101_v1.0, whole genome shotgun sequence:
- the LOC121267066 gene encoding F-box protein SKIP19-like codes for MDPPPLPPHPQCQFRNWLELPPDVTASILLRLGAIEILTSAQKVCLLWRNLCKDPSMWRKIDMHNLGDLWDMPYDLVTMCRHAVDRSCGQLVDINVEYFGTDELLHYIAESSSQVRRLRLVCCYNISGEGLSKVAAKLPLLEDLEISYGSLSKESLEAVGQCCPLLKSLKFNSQGYRRPHIECDEEAIAIAENMTELRHLQLFGNKLTNDGLKAILDSCHHLESLDLRQCFNVTLTGNLGRRCAERIKDLRSPCDSTNDYEFNAELDNTGSFDDDYASGFSDIDYFSDEYGPYCEFSDSDDPDYGDFDDFREFYIY; via the exons ATGGACCCTCCCCCTCTCCCTCCTCACCCCCAATGCCAGTTCCGGAATTGGCTGGAGCTTCCCCCGGACGTGACGGCGTCGATTCTCCTGCGGCTTGGCGCCATCGAGATCCTGACTAGCGCGCAGAAGGTTTGCTTGCTCTGGCGCAACCTCTGTAAGGACCCGTCCATGTGGCGTAAAATCGACATGCACAACCTCGGCGACCTCTGGGATATGCCCTACGACCTCGTGACGATGTGCCGTCACGCCGTCGATCGTAGCTGCGGCCAGTTGGTCGATATCAACGTCGAGTACTTTGGCACGGACGAGCTTCTCCACTACATTGCCGAgag TTCAAGTCAGGTCAGACGTCTTCGACTCGTATGTTGCTATAACATTTCAGGCGAGGGATTGAGTAAAGTGGCTGCAAAACTTCCATTGTTGGAGGACCTTGAGATTTCGTACGGTTCGTTGTCAAAAGAATCTCTGGAAGCTGTGGGCCAATGTTGTCCTCTCTTGAAGTCACTCAAATTCAATAGCCAGGGCTACAGAAGACCTCACATAGAGTGTGATGAGGAGGCAATTGCTATTGCAGAGAACATGACTGAATTACGCCACCTCCAGCTTTTTGGAAATAAGTTGACTAATGATGGCTTGAAGGCAATACTTGATAGTTGTCATCACCTTGAGTCGCTTGACCTACGGCAATGTTTCAATGTCACTCTAACTGGGAATTTGGGAAGAAGATGTGCAGAGCGGATCAAAGATTTGCGATCTCCCTGTGATTCCACCAATGACTATGAATTCAATGCTGAACTTGATAATACTGGATCTTTTGATGACGACTACGCCTCTGGGTTCTCGGACATTGATTACTTTTCTGATGAGTATGGGCCGTATTGTGAATTCTCCGACAGCGATGACCCCGACTATGGTGATTTTGATGACTTCCGAGAATTTTACATCTATTAG